The following DNA comes from Pseudomonas sp. MYb118.
CAGTTCGAGGATGCGCGCGGCCTCGGCGACCTTCTTCTCGACCTCGGCCTTGGACACGCCGGCCAGGTCCAGGGCGAACGACATGTTCTTGCGCACGCTCATGTGCGGGTACAGGGCGTAGGTCTGGAACACCATGGCCAGGTCGCGCTTGGCCGGGCTGACTTCGGTGATGTCGCGGCCATCGAGTTCGATGGTGCCGCCGCTGACTTCTTCCAGGCCGGCGATCAGGCGCAGCAGGGTGGACTTGCCACAGCCCGAGGGGCCGACGAAGACCACGAATTCCTTGTCGTTCACTTCAAGGTCGATGCCCTTGATGATGGAGAAGCCTTCGAAGCCTTTTTGCAGGTTCTTGATTTTCAGGTTGGCCATGGTAGTGGGCCTCCACTTTTTATTCGGTTGTGCCTGGCAGGCTTGTCATGTGTGCATTCATCCCTTGTGGGAGCGAGCCTGCTCGCGATAGCGGTGGGTCAAACGCAGCCATGTTGGCGGGTGCACCGCATCGCGAGCAGGCTCGCTCCCACAGGGGTTTTCCATAAGGGATTGAAATTGGGGTTGATTTATTTCACTGCACCAAAAGACAACCCACGCACCAACTGCTTCTGGCTGATCCAGCCAAAGATCAGGATCGGTGCGCAGGCCAGGGTCGAGACAGCGGACAACTTGGCCCAGAACAAGCCTTCGGGGCTTGAGTAGGAGGCGATCAGGGCGGTCAGCGGCGCGGCTTTCGAGGAGGTCAGGTTCAGCGACCAGAACGCCTCGTTCCAGCAAAGGATCAGCGACAGCAGCACGGTGGACGCCAGGCCGCCCTTGGCGATGGGCAGCAGCACCCGGAGCATTTCCTGGGCCAGGGTCGCGCCGTCCAGCCGGGCGGCTTCGAGGATGTCCTTGGGGATGTCCTTGAAGTAGGTGTACACCATCCACACCACGATCGGCAGGTTGATCAGCGTGTAGATCACGATCAGCGCCAGCCGTGTATCGAGCAGGCCGAACTGCTTGGCCAACAGGTAGATCGGCATCAGCACGCCCACCGGCGGCAGCATCTTGGTGGAGAGCATCCACAGCAGCGTGCGCTTGGTGTTGCGCGTCTCGTAAAACGCCATGGAGTAGGCCGCCGGCACCGCGATCAGCAGGCACAGGGCGGTGGCGCTGAAGGAAATCACCACCGAGTTCCAGGCGAAGCTGAAGTAATCGCTGCGCTCGTTGATGTGCAGGTAGTTTTCCAGCGTCGGCGTGAAGATGAACTGCGGCGGCGTGGCGAACGCGTCGATTTCGGTCTTGAAGCTGGTCAGCACCATCCAGAAGATCGGGAAGAAGATCAGGATCGCGATGGCCCAGGCCAGGGTGCCCAGCAGCAGGCTTTGCAGGCGACGGGATTGTTGAAGGGGCATGGCGCGGGCCTCAGGCTTTGTCTGTCAGGTTTTTGCCGATCATGCGCACCAGCACGATGGCCGCGATGTTGGCGATCACCACGGCGATCAAGCCGCCCGCCGAGGCCATGCCGACGTCGAACTGCACCAGCGCCTGGTTGTAGATCAGGTAGGCGAGGTTGGTCGAGGCATAGCCGGGGCCGCCGTTGGTGGTGGTGAAGATTTCGGCGAACACCGAGAGCAGGAAGATCGTCTCGATCATCACCACCACCGCAATCGGCCGGGCCAGGTGCGGCAGGGTCAGGTGCCAGAAAATCGCGATGGGACCGGCACCGTCCAGGCGCGCGGCTTCTTTCTGTTCCTGGTCGAGCGACTGCATGGCGGTCATCAGGATCAGGATCGCGAAGGGCAGCCATTGCCACGAGACAATGATGATGATCGACAGCAGCGGGTAGTGCGCCAGCCAGTCCACGGGCTGGGCGCCGAACAGCTTCCAGACGTAGGCGAGGATCCCCGACACCGGATGGAAAATCAGGTTCTTCCAGATCAGCGCGCCCACCGTGGGCATGATGAAGAACGGCGAGATCAGCATCACCCGCACGATGCCACGGCCGAGAAAGTCGCTGGCTTCGAGCAGGGCGCTGATCAACACCCCCAACACTACGCTGATCAGCAGCACGCTGCCCACCAGCAACAGGGTGTTGGTGGCGCCGGGCATGAACCCCGAGTCGGTCAGGAAGTAGGTGAAGTTCTCAAGCCCGACGAATTCGTTTTCGCCGGGGTAGAGCAGGTTGTAGCGGATCATCGAGAAGTACAGGGTCATGCCCAGCGGCACGATCATCCACAGCAGCAACAACGCCACCGAGGGGCTGACCAGAAACCAGCCGGGGTTGGCCAGCCGGTTCTTGCGCACCGGCTGGGGGATGTCCATGTGGGCTTTGGCGGTTGAGGTGTTCATGGCAGTCACAATTCCTGGCATCGACGCAGGTCACTGTAGGAGCGAGCTTGCTCGCGATGCGGTGTGTCAGGTTCATCAATGTTGGCAGACACATCGCCATCGCGAGCAAGCTCGCTCCTACAGGGGGCGGGGGTTCTTACTTGGGATAACGCGCCCGCTTCATCTCGCGTTCGGTGGTTTGCTGGGCGGCGGCCAGGGCCTGGTCGACCGTGCTCTGGCCGATCAGCGCTGCCGAGAACAGCTTGCCGACCTGGGTGCCCACCGCCTGGAATTCGGGGATGGTCACCAGCTGGATGCCGATGTACGGCACCGGGCGGGCGCCGGGTTGGGCTGGGTTGGCCGCCTTGAGCGATTCGAGCGTGACCTTGGCGAAGGGCGCTGCGTTCATGTACTCCTCGCTGTAGGTCGAGGCGCGGGTGCCTGGTGGGACGTTGGCGATGCCGTCGGTTTTCGCCACCAGCGCGCCGTACTCCTTGGAGGTGGCCCAGGCGCTGAAGGTTTTCGCTGCGTCCTTGGCCTTGGAGCTGGTGGGGATCGCCAGCGCCCAGGAGTACAACCAGGCCGAGCCTTTGTCGGTGGTTTCGTGCGGTGCGTAGGTGAAGCCGACGTGGTCGCTGACCTTGCTCTGGGTCTTGTCGGTGACGAACGAGCCGGCGACGCTGGCGTCGACCCAGATCGCGCACTTGCCGCTGTTGAACAGCGCGAGGTTCTCGTTGAAACCGTTGCTGGACGCGCCCGGCGGGCCGGATTTTTTCATGGTGTCGACGTAGAAGTTCAGCGCGTTCTTCCACTCGGGGCCGTTGAATTCCGGCTGCCATTTTTCATCGAACCAGCGCGCGCCGTAGGCATTGGCCACGGTAGTGATCAGCGCCATGTTCTCGCCCCAGCCGGCCTTGCCGCGCAGGCAGATACCGTATTGCTCCTTGTCCTTGTTGGTGAGCTTTTCGGCGAATTCGGCGATCTGGGTCCAGGTGGGGCGCTCGGGCATGGTCAGGCCGGCGTCCTTGAACAGGTCGGTGCGGTAGTAGGTGATCGAGCTTTCGGCGTAGAACGGCAGGGCGTACAGCGAGCCCTTGACCGACAGGCCTTCGCGCACCGAAGGGAACACGTCGTCGAGTGCGTAACTGGCCGGCAGGTCCTTCATCGGCTCCAGCCAACCCTTGGCTCCCCACAGTGCGGCTTCGTACATGCCGATGGTCAACACGTCGAACTGTCCGCCCTGGGTGGCGATGTCGGTAGTCAGGCGCTGGCGCAGGACGTTCTCTTCGAGCACCACCCAGTTGAGCTTGATGTCCGGGTGCTCGGCCTCGAAAGTCTTCGAGAGCTTTTGCATGCGGATCATGTCGCTGTTGTTGACGGTGGCGATGGTCAGGGTCTGGGCGCCAAGGCTGACGCTGCTGAGGGTCATGCAGGTGAGGGCTAGCAGAGCTTTTACCGAAGGTTGCATCGTGCACTCCTTTTCTGCGCCCGGCGGGCAGCAGAAGGACAGTTATTGTTTTTGTGTCTTCCATCGGTGGAAGAGGTGGGCTGATTACAGCCTTCAATTGATGATGAGACAAATCATTCATCGCACTTGGACTGATACTTTTTTGCACTGGGGTTTTGTCGGGGAGGTGCGGGGGAGAGGGGTGTGGGCTTGCAGGGGTATTGAATCTGTACAGGTTTCAACCCTGTAGAAACCTTCCATTGTGGGAGCGAGCCTGCTCGCGATGCGGTGGATCAGCCAGCATGTAAGTGTCTGACACATCGCATCGCGAGCAGGCTCGCTCCCACAGGGGGAGGGGGCACATTCACAGGGAGAGATCAGCCCAGATTCTGCTCAGTCAACCGCTGCACCACCAGCCGCCGGTAGTGCGAAGGGGTCATGCCCTTGAGTTGCTGAAAGCGCCGGTTGAAGTTGGAAATGTTGTTGAAGCCCGACTCGAAACACACATCCGTCACCGGCTTGTCACCGTCGGCCAGCAGTTCGCAGGACTTGCTGATGCGCAGCCGGTTGACGAACTCGATGAAGCAGCGCCCGGTGGCCTGCTTGAATACGCGGCTGAAGTAGGTCGGCTTCATGCCCAGGTGCTCGGCCACTTCTTCCAGCGGCAGTTCGCGGGCGTAGTGGGCGAAGATGTAGTCCACGGCGCGGTTGGTGCGGTCGACGTTGTGCTCGTCGGCCAGTTGCGGACTGGTCGCGCCGGACAGCAACTGGTAGTCGTCGGAGCTGGCGAGCAGCTCCAGCAGAATGAAAAAGTGCCCCAGGCGCGTCACGCCCTGGGTGTCGGCGATGCGCTGCATCAGGGTCATGGCCTGGCGGATCGTGCGTTTGCAGCGGAATTCGATACCGTACTGGGCGCGCTCCAGCAGGGGCGCCAGGGTCTTGAGTTCGGCGAACACCTGGTGGCCGCTCTCGAACAGCTCGTCGGTGAAGTTGACCAGCATGTCGCGCTTGGGCACCACTTCGTCCTCACCGACCTGGCTGATCCAGTTGTGGGGCAGGTTGGGGCCGGTGAGGAACAGGGTTTCCGGGTAGAAGTTGCCGATGTAGTCGCCGATGAACACCTTGCCGGAGCTGGCGACGATCAGGTGCAGCTCGTACTCCTTGTGGAAGTGCCAGCGCACCAGCGGACAGGGGAAACCGTGCTGGCGATAGATGATGGACAGGCCGTTATGGTCGTCCATCAGCTCGTATGGAAGGGTCGGTCACGCGGGCTGTTCGGGTCATGTCGGGACGCTTTTTTTGTTATCGCGCCTCGATCATGCCTCGTTCCCGCCGTTGAATGCCAGCGCGATGTGTGGGGTGCGTTGCGCCTGTTATTTATCAATCAGTCGGCGCGCATTGCGAAAGTTGGCCTCACTGCAATACTTGACCAGATTGGACTCTTCAATAAAGTCGACATTGATGATGTTGCAGTTGTACACCCAGTCTTTTTTTGCTGGGTCGAACCAGCGGTTCAAGTATTCCTTGATGTCCACGGGCCCGCCGATATTGCTGTAACTTGTCGCGGACAGCGACCAGGGTGAATAAGAGGAGGGCGGAGAGTTCATGACTTGGGTGATATGAGCTTGCACTTCTTCGGCGCTGGCATCGGTAATGCCACTCCACTCATGTTTGATTCGCACCATGAACCGGTTCTGGTCCAGTTGCGGGTGCTGGAAGGCGGCCACCCAGACCCGTTGAACCCGGCTCTGTTGTTTCAGTTCGCCCAGACTCAAGTATTGGTTGCGCACCGGAATCATCTGGTCGCCCAGGTGCGTGAGCATGAAACGGTTGAACTCCTTGTAGTCGAAGGGCTGCTTCAAATCGTGGAAATCCAGGACGATGAACTCGTCGGGGTTCTCCTGGAGAAAGCGCCGCACCTGCATGACCAGGTTTTCCAGCGAGCGGGAAGAGCGGTAGCCGTTGTGCTGGAACCAGAAGGTGCCGACGCCGCGGGAGTCGCGTTCGTATTCGATCCGCGCATCCAGCACGCGTGCGCCGTTTTGCAGTTGCTCGTAAAAGGAGTTGTTCTGGCAGGCGACCCAATGTGCAATGCCCGGAGCGCTGTAAGTGGCTTTTTTATCGACGCCCGAATTATGCGCGCCCGGTAGAACCAATTGACTCAGGGTCAATAAGTCGATGCCCGCGGTGGTGGACATCCAGCGGTTGTTATTCATTTGAATTTCCCTATTAACTTAAGACACACTTCCTGTAGGAGCGAGCTTGCTCGCGATAGCGGTATGTCATCCAACATTGATGTTGACTGATACGCCGCTATCGCGAGCAAGCTCGCTCCTACAAGGGTGGGTGTAAGTTATAGGTGGGCAAGTTGCAAGCCAAGTTCAGGCTTGCTACAGGAAGTATCTCGCCAGCAACTTACAAGTTGCGATTCTTCGCTTCGATCCACTGCGCCATGTATTGAGTACTTTTATGTTGGTGATGACGCAACATGCTGCCGGTAAAGTTGTCCCGGCGAAGTTGTGCCAGGTTGCGCCGGCAGTCCAGCAGTCTTTCGATCAGGGCCGGGCCGTGGACGGCCTGTCGATACCGCTCGCTCAACAGCGCCTGCCCTTGCGCCTGGGCGTCCAGCCATCGGGCTTCATCGTTGTACAGGCGCACGGCCTGGTCGGCGAACGCCTGCGCCGTGCAGGTCACCGCACCGGGCCAGCCGCTTGCGCCTTGCATGCCTTCGGCGCCGATGGGCGTGGTGACGTTGGGCGTGCCGCAGAGCATGGCGTCGATGATCTTGCCCTTGATGCCCGCACCGAACCGTAGCGGCGCCAGCAGCACTCGCGCCGCCGTCATCACTTGCAAGGCATCTTCTGCCCAGTTCATGACGTGGAAGCCCTGGGCCGCATTGTGCAGCGCCGTCGCCTTGGGCGGCGTGTAGGCCCCGTAAATGTGCAGTTGCGCGCCCGGCAGTTGCTGACGAATCAACGGCCAGACGGTGGACTTGAGCCAGAGCACCGCGTCCCAGTTGGGCGCGTGGCGGAAGTTGCCGATGCTGAGAAAGTGCGCACGTGAGGCGAAGGGCGCGGCTGGCACGCTGGGCGGTTCGACCATCAACGGGCACTCGTGCAGCAGGCTGCGCGGCACCTTGAACTGTTCGACCAGCAACTCGATTTCCACGTCGGAAATCATCAGGTTCAAGTCGCAGCGGTACAGCGCCGCGATCTCGCGCTTGGCCAGGTCGGTTTCGGCCATCAGCTCGAACTCTTCGCGCAGGGCAGGCGCAAACAGTTCGCTGAAGTCGTTGTCGTCGTCACTGGCGTTCAGGCGATCCTTGAGCCGTTGATGCCGGGCATGGCGCAGGCTTTGCAAATCCTGGGTGGCCAGCACGCGCAGGGCGTCGGGGCAGTGTTTCTCGACGCGCCAGCCGAACTGCTCTTCCATCATGAATTGCTCGAACAGCACGATGTCCGGGGCCAGTTCGCGCACGAACACGTCGAAGCTTTCGTTGTTCAGCTCGATCGGCACTTCGCGGATGCCCAGCGCCGTCAGGTCTTCCTGGTGTTCGCCGGCGCCGGCCGGGCTGCTGAACGTCACCTCCCAGCCCTGTTGCAGGAAGGTGTTCAGCAGTTGCATCACGTAGCCACCGGCCGCCGAAGACTTGGGTTCCGGCCAGACGTAACCGATGACCAGGATTCTGCTGGCGGGGGGCTGATTCATGCGGGCATTCCTTGAAGCGGGGGGGCAGGGGTGAAAAACGCAGCGGTATTAAACCACGGCCGGGGCGATTCCCGGCCGTGTGCGGGCAAGGCTCATGCCTGGTTGAGGATGCCCTTGACCTTGTCGCGCAGCTGGTCGATGGAGAACGGCTTGCCGATCACGTACATGTCGGCGGGCACCTCGATGCTCTCGGCATAGCCGCTGGCAAACAGCACCGGCAGCGTCGGCCGCGCCTGGCGTGCCCGGCTGGCCAGTTCACGGCCGTCCATCACCGGCAGCCCGAAGTCGGTCATCATCAGGTGAATGACCTGGTTGCTGTCGTTGAGGTGCGCCAGGGCCTGTTCGCCGCCGTCGGCCTCCAATACCTTGAACTCCAGCTCTTCCAGGACATCTACGATCAGCATGCGCACGATGTCGTCGTCTTCTACGACCAGGATGGTGGATTGTTCGGCAGACATAATGGGGCTCTCAGAAGTGGGTTTTGCAGGTGCCGGTCGATCAAAAACGCCGGTCTCTTGCATGAGTAAGTGACGAAGCCCGACAAGTTCCCAGTTGCACTGGAAAAAGAATAGCTGCACACAGGAAGGCAAGGATAACGCGCTGCGCCTCGCGGGAGCAGTGGAATGTAGGATTTTGCACACATTGACGTCAGAAAAATGGATCCATGTGGCGAATTTCGGGCAAACTCCCTGCCATCCCTTACTTTATTCCCAATAGACGACAAGGCCCGCCCATGACCACAGCGTCTTCGGTTGATGAACAACGCTTTCGTAAACTGCTGAGCCGCAACATCAGCCTGCCCCTGGGCGTCGGCGCACTCAGCGCGGTGTTCTTCGTCGCGCTGATCTCCTATCTGCTGTCGGTGATCCAGTGGGTCGAGCACACCGACCGGGTGATCAATAACGCCAATGAAGCGGTGAAACTCACCGTTGACCAGGAAACCGGCATGCGCGGTTTCCTGCTCGGGGGCGACGAGAAGTTTCTCGAACCTTACGAAATGGCCAAGCCGAAGCTGGCGGTGACCATCAACACCCTGCTGGAATTGACTGCAGACAACCCGGTGCAAACCGACCGTTTGCACCAGATCCAGGCGTTGCAGAATGAATGGGGGGCGTATGCCCAGACCATGATCGACCTGCAGCGCTCCTCGGGCGATTATCGCGGTGCGGTGAAGGCCGGTCGTGGCAAGCGCTTGACCGACGAGGTGCGCAAACAGTTCGACGATGTCGTGGCCACCGAACAGCAATTGCGCGCCTCGCGCAATGCCGATGTACGCAGCACGACGATCTGGAGCATCACCCTTTACCTGCTGTTCATCGGTGCGATCAGCGCCTTGCTGGCCTACATCGGTCGCCGGGACCTGGTCGGCCTGTCGCAGAACTACGCCGCCAACCTTGCTGCCCAGGAAGCCAGCGCTCAACGCCTGGCGAAGCAGGCCTGGTTGCGCACCGGGCAGACTGAATTGGCCGGGCAAGTATTGGGGCAACTGTCGCTCAACCTGCTGGGCCGCAACATCCTGCAATTCTGCGCGCAGTACCTGGGCAGTGCGGTGGCCGCCATTTATGTACGCGAAGAGCACGGCGGCCTCAAGCGTGTCGCCACCTACGGCTTTTCCCGCGAGCAGGAAGCCCTGGACCAACACATCTACAGCGACGAAGGCATTGTCGGCCAGGTGGCACAGCAAGCGCGCCTGATTCGCCTGGACGCGGTGCCCGCCGATTATTTCAAAGTCAGCTCGGGTCTCGGCGAAGGCTTGCCGCAGAGCGTGCTGGTAGTGCCGACCAGCGACGACGAGCGGGTCAACGGCGTGATCGAACTGGGCTTTTTGCGCCCGTTGGATGACCGCGACGTCGAGTTGCTGGAGCTGATTGCCGGCAACATCGGCACCTCCATCGAGGCCGCCCGGTATCGCCAGCGCTTGCAGGAAGTGCTCGCCGAAACCCAGCAGCTCAACGAAGAGTTGCAGGTGCAGCAGGAAGAGCTCAAGACCGCCAACGAGGAGCTGGAAGAGCAGTCGCGGATTCTCAAGGAGTCCCAGGCGCACCTGGAAACCCAGCAGGTGGAGCTGGAGCAGACCAACGAACAGCTGGCCGAGCAGGCGCAGACCCTGGCCGACCAGCGCGACGCCATGGACCTGAAGAACACCGAGCTCAACCAGGCGCAGGCGCAGCTGGAAGAGCGCGCCGAGGAGTTGCAGCGTTCGAGCAAGTACAAGTCGGAATTCCTCGCCAACATGTCCCACGAGCTGCGCACGCCGCTCAACAGTTCGTTGATCCTGGCCAAGCTGCTGGCGGAAAACCCCCAGGAAAACCTCAGTGAGGAACAGGTCAAGTTCGCCGAGTCGATCTACTCGGCCGGTAATGACTTGCTCAACCTGATCAACGACATTCTCGACATTTCCAAGGTGGAAGCCGGCAAGTTGGAAATGCGCCCGGAGAACACCAGCGTGGCGCGCCTGCTGGATGGCCTGCGCGGGATGTTCCTGCCGCTGGCGGCGGACAAACAACTGGAGTTCGCCATCGACGTACAACCGGGTTCGCCGACGATGATCTTCACCGACCGTCAGCGCCTGGAGCAGGTGATCAAGAACCTGCTGTCCAACGCCGTGAAGTTCACCGAGCGCGGTGCGGTCAGCCTGACCGTGGCCAGCCAGCCCAACGACGGCATTGCCTTCATCGTTCGCGACTCCGGTATCGGCATTGCCGCCGATCAGCAGGAGAGCATTTTCGAGGCGTTCCGCCAGGCGGACGGCACCACCAACCGGCGTTACGGCGGCACAGGCCTGGGCCTGTCGATTTCCCGAGACCTGGCGGCGTTGCTCGGCGGCACCATCAGTGTCACCAGCGAGCCGGGGCAGGGCAGCGTGTTCACCCTGGTGCTGCCGCAGCAGTACGTTGAATCGGCACCGGTGCGGGTTGCACCGGTGCCGGTTGCGCCGGCCGCCAGCCTGGCCATCGCCCCGGCTGCCGCGCTGGAGCCGTTGATTGCCCCGGTCGACATTCCTCGGTTCGAAGACGACCGTGGCAGGGCGCCGTTCAAGACCCGCAGCATTCTGGTGGTGGAAGACGAGCCGAACTTCGCGCACATCCTCTACGACCTGGCCCACGAACTGGATTATCAGTGCCTGGTGGCCCATGGCGCCGATGAGGGTTACGAGCTGGCCAAGGACTACGTGCCCGACGCGATCCTGCTCGACATGCGCCTGCCGGACCATTCCGGCCTGACGGTGTTGCAACGCCTGAAGGAAAACGCCGAGACCCGGCACATTCCGGTGCACGTGATTTCGGTCGAAGACCGGGTCGAAGCCGCCATGCACATGGGCGCCATTGGCTACGCGGTCAAGCCGACCACCCGCGAAGAGCTCAAGGACGTGTTCGGCCGCCTCGAAGCCAAGCTGACGCAGAAGGTCAAGCGCGTGCTGCTGGTGGAAGACGACGACTTGCAGCGCGACAGCATTGCCCGGCTGATCGGCGACGACGACATCGAGATCACCGCCGTGGGCCTGGCCCAGGACGCGCTGGAGCTGCTGCGCACGACGATCTACGACTGCATGGTCATCGACCTGAAGCTGCCGGACATGCTCGGCAACGACCTGCTCAAGCGCATGTCCACCGAGGAAATCTGCTCGTTCCCGCCGGTCATCGTCTACACCGGGCGCAACCTGACCCGTGACGAAGAGGCCGAGCTGCGCAAGTATTCGCGCTCGATCATCATCAAGGGCGCGCGCTCCCCGGAACGCCTGCTCGATGAGGTCACACTCTTTCTGCACAAAGTCGAATCCAAGTTGTCCCATGAACGGCAGACGATGCTCAAGACCGCGCGCAGTCGCGACAAGGTCTTCGAGGGCCGCAAGGTGCTGCTGGTGGACGACGATGTGCGCAACATCTTCGCCCTCACCAGCGCGCTGGAGCAGAAGGGTGCCGTGGTGGTCATTGGCCGCAACGGTCGTGAAGCAATCGAGAAACTCGACGAAGTCGAGGACATCGACCTGGTGTTGATGGACGTGATGATGCCGGAGATGGACGGGTACGAGGCCACCAGCCTGATCCGCCAGGACCCGCGCTGGCGCAAGCTGCCGATCATCGCCGTGACGGCCAAGGCCATGAAGGACGATCAGGAGCGCTGCCTGCAGGCCGGCGCCAACGATTACCTGGCCAAGCCCATTGACCTGGATCGCCTGTTCTCGTTGATTCGTGTGTGGTTACCGAAGATGGAAAGGATTTAGTGGAAGCGACGTATCCAGAAAAGCACAGCAGTGAGATCGAACTGCGGCTGTTGATCGAGGCGATCTACCTCAAGTACAGCTATGACTTTCGTGATTACTCCGGGGCGTCGATCAAGCGTCGCGTCCTGCATGCGTTGAGTCAGTTCGAGTGCGCGACCATCTCGGCGCTGCAAGAGAAGGTGCTGCACGACCCCACGGCGTTCATGCAGTTGCTGCAATTGCTGACGATCCCGGTCAGCGAGATGTTTCGCGACCCTTCGCACTTCCTGGCGATCCGCCGGGAGGTGGTGCCGCTGCTCAGGACCTACCCCTCGATCAAGATCTGGATCGCCGGGTGCAGCACCGGGGAAGAGGTGTATTCGATGGCCATCCTGCTGCGCGAGGAAGGCCTGCTCGAGCGCACCATCATCTACGCCACCGACATCAACCCGCGTTCGCTGGAGAAGGCCAAGCAGGGGATCTTTTCCATGGAAAACGTCCGCGCCTACACTCATAACTACCAGCAGGCCGGTGGCCAGCGCTCGTTCGCCGATTACTACACCGCCGCCTATGGCTACGCGATTTTCGACAAGAGCCTGTGCGAAAACGTGACCTTCGCCGACCACAGCCTGGCGACCGACAGCGTGTTTTCCGAAACTCAGTTGATTTCGTGTCGTAACGTGTTGATTTACTTTAATAAAAAACTGCAGGATCGTGCGTTCGGGCTGTTTCACGAATCGCTGTGTCATCGCGGTTTCCTGGTGCTGGGCAGCAAGGAAACCCCGGACTTTTCCAGCTTCGGCAACCAGTTCGAACCCTTGGTCAAACAAGAACGGATCTACCGTAAATCATGAACAGTGCAGCCGAACTTCCTCGGGTAAAGGCCATCGTGATCGGTGCCTCAGCGGGCGGTGTGGAGGCCTTGCTGGGCATCCTCGGGCCGTTGCGTGAAGGCTTTGCGCTGCCGATCATCGTGGTGCTGCACTTGCCGGACGAGCGTCGCAGCCAGTTGGCCGAGGTGTTCGCCCGGCGTGTGCCGATGCGCGTCGAGGAAGCCGGCGACAAGACCCCGGTCGAGGCCGGCACGCTGTATTTCGCCGCACCGGGTTATCACCTGTCGGTGGAACATGACCACAGTTTTTCCCTGAGCCTGGAGGACCGCGTGCATTATTCGCGACCGGCCATCGACTTTCTGTTCGAATCGGCGGCCGATGCCTACGGCCCGGCCCTGGCGGCGGTGCTGCTGACCGGCGCCAACCGCGATGGCGCGCATGGCCTGGCGCAGGTCAAGCGGCATGGGGGGCTGACCATCGTGCAGGACCCGGCCGATGCGCAGGTCGCAACCATGCCTCTGGCGGCGCTGGACACCCATCAGCCTGACCATGTCCTCCCCATCCACGGCATTGGCCGTCTGCTTGCCGAGCTGGAACGAATCGCATGCTAAGTAACATCCAAGCCAAACTGCTGATCGTCGACGATCTGC
Coding sequences within:
- a CDS encoding phospholipase, encoding MNNNRWMSTTAGIDLLTLSQLVLPGAHNSGVDKKATYSAPGIAHWVACQNNSFYEQLQNGARVLDARIEYERDSRGVGTFWFQHNGYRSSRSLENLVMQVRRFLQENPDEFIVLDFHDLKQPFDYKEFNRFMLTHLGDQMIPVRNQYLSLGELKQQSRVQRVWVAAFQHPQLDQNRFMVRIKHEWSGITDASAEEVQAHITQVMNSPPSSYSPWSLSATSYSNIGGPVDIKEYLNRWFDPAKKDWVYNCNIINVDFIEESNLVKYCSEANFRNARRLIDK
- a CDS encoding response regulator — encoded protein: MSAEQSTILVVEDDDIVRMLIVDVLEELEFKVLEADGGEQALAHLNDSNQVIHLMMTDFGLPVMDGRELASRARQARPTLPVLFASGYAESIEVPADMYVIGKPFSIDQLRDKVKGILNQA
- a CDS encoding carbohydrate ABC transporter permease is translated as MPLQQSRRLQSLLLGTLAWAIAILIFFPIFWMVLTSFKTEIDAFATPPQFIFTPTLENYLHINERSDYFSFAWNSVVISFSATALCLLIAVPAAYSMAFYETRNTKRTLLWMLSTKMLPPVGVLMPIYLLAKQFGLLDTRLALIVIYTLINLPIVVWMVYTYFKDIPKDILEAARLDGATLAQEMLRVLLPIAKGGLASTVLLSLILCWNEAFWSLNLTSSKAAPLTALIASYSSPEGLFWAKLSAVSTLACAPILIFGWISQKQLVRGLSFGAVK
- a CDS encoding carbohydrate ABC transporter permease → MDIPQPVRKNRLANPGWFLVSPSVALLLLWMIVPLGMTLYFSMIRYNLLYPGENEFVGLENFTYFLTDSGFMPGATNTLLLVGSVLLISVVLGVLISALLEASDFLGRGIVRVMLISPFFIMPTVGALIWKNLIFHPVSGILAYVWKLFGAQPVDWLAHYPLLSIIIIVSWQWLPFAILILMTAMQSLDQEQKEAARLDGAGPIAIFWHLTLPHLARPIAVVVMIETIFLLSVFAEIFTTTNGGPGYASTNLAYLIYNQALVQFDVGMASAGGLIAVVIANIAAIVLVRMIGKNLTDKA
- a CDS encoding glycosyltransferase, whose protein sequence is MNQPPASRILVIGYVWPEPKSSAAGGYVMQLLNTFLQQGWEVTFSSPAGAGEHQEDLTALGIREVPIELNNESFDVFVRELAPDIVLFEQFMMEEQFGWRVEKHCPDALRVLATQDLQSLRHARHQRLKDRLNASDDDNDFSELFAPALREEFELMAETDLAKREIAALYRCDLNLMISDVEIELLVEQFKVPRSLLHECPLMVEPPSVPAAPFASRAHFLSIGNFRHAPNWDAVLWLKSTVWPLIRQQLPGAQLHIYGAYTPPKATALHNAAQGFHVMNWAEDALQVMTAARVLLAPLRFGAGIKGKIIDAMLCGTPNVTTPIGAEGMQGASGWPGAVTCTAQAFADQAVRLYNDEARWLDAQAQGQALLSERYRQAVHGPALIERLLDCRRNLAQLRRDNFTGSMLRHHQHKSTQYMAQWIEAKNRNL
- a CDS encoding sugar ABC transporter substrate-binding protein; translation: MQPSVKALLALTCMTLSSVSLGAQTLTIATVNNSDMIRMQKLSKTFEAEHPDIKLNWVVLEENVLRQRLTTDIATQGGQFDVLTIGMYEAALWGAKGWLEPMKDLPASYALDDVFPSVREGLSVKGSLYALPFYAESSITYYRTDLFKDAGLTMPERPTWTQIAEFAEKLTNKDKEQYGICLRGKAGWGENMALITTVANAYGARWFDEKWQPEFNGPEWKNALNFYVDTMKKSGPPGASSNGFNENLALFNSGKCAIWVDASVAGSFVTDKTQSKVSDHVGFTYAPHETTDKGSAWLYSWALAIPTSSKAKDAAKTFSAWATSKEYGALVAKTDGIANVPPGTRASTYSEEYMNAAPFAKVTLESLKAANPAQPGARPVPYIGIQLVTIPEFQAVGTQVGKLFSAALIGQSTVDQALAAAQQTTEREMKRARYPK